Genomic window (Equus quagga isolate Etosha38 chromosome 12, UCLA_HA_Equagga_1.0, whole genome shotgun sequence):
CAACTGCTGCCTAGCCAGGTAACTGggagcttccatttcttcatgtgcaaaatggggaaaatactGGTACCTATCTCCACGTCTGCTGCCAGGACCAAatgtgaaaacacaaataaagTGCTCGCATAGCACAACGTAGGGGCCTCAGTGGAGGCCCGGAAATTAATTGGTAGTCAGCACTAACTATGAGACAACAGTCTCATCTcaacataaataaacataaacaatAAAGCATCCCAAACATTTCACGGCGTGGTCACCCTGCGTCCGGCGCGGTGCTAAGCGCTCCACCGGGATTACCGTATCCGATGCTCAGGGCACCCCCGCGAGGCAGGTTCTGCTATCACGCCCACTTCACAGGTGACGAAGCCAAGGCTCGGGAGGAAGAGGGGTGACCCGCCCAAGGTCACCAGCGAGTAGGCAGCGGGGTTGGGGGGCAGCCCCCGACTGTCTGACTCCAGGGTCCGCGCCGTAACCACCTCGCCGTCCTCCCCTTGAACGCCGCGCGCTTCCCGGTCCCCGCCGCCCCTGCTGCGCGAGCCTTGGGAACTGCACAGGCCGCCGCCACCGGCGCGCCGCTCACCTCCCGCAGCCCGAGGGCCCAACGTCCCGCCACAGAAGCTCCTCGGAGCCGGCCCGCAACCCCGCTCGGCCGTCCGCCGCTGCGCGCGCACACGCGACTTCCGTTCCGCCGCGACTTCGGTCCGGGATGTCCCAACGGAAGTGCCTCCTCTGAACGGTCCGGGCGCGTCTGGGTACCCGGGTTTGAAAAACCTGTCCCGCTGCGCTGAAGCACCGGGAGCGCCTAGCCGGCCTGGGGCAGGTGAGCGGTTGAAGTGTGGCGAGTGCGAGTTAAGTGAgctctaaatgtaaaacacacgCCTGATGTCGAAGACCAGAATGCACAACAtctcatcaataatttttatattgattacatgttgaaataatatgtgggatatattgagttaaatacatatattatttaaattaatttcacctatttcttttcacttttttaatgggGGCACTGGggaattttaaattacatacgTGACTCTCATTCTATTTCAGTTGGACAGCGCTGCACTATAGGTTAAAGACCTCCTGAGTCATGGCTCCAACCTGGACCCCTCTGGAGTTACAGACCCATAGTTTAGCAGTTTAGTGGCACCTCTCCTTGGGTGTCTAATGACCACCTTTAAGTTAATACAGACCTCTTCGTTTCCACACACACATCCTCACCCAAAACCTGTCCCTGCCCGTCTGGCCCTTCTCAGTAAATGACCCAAGCATCCTCTCAGTTACACTAGGAGAAACAGAGGAGTCATTTATGTgtcctctccctccatctccacaCTCCGTCTGTCAGCAAGTCCTGTCAGCCCTAACTCCAAAATGTCTCTAATCTATCCACTTCccactctcctcttcttcccctgcttccactctagcccaggccaccatcatctcatCAAAAACAACTACAGGTAGCCTACTGCCTGATCTCCTTGCTTCCACCCTTGCCCTTGTCTCCTACACACATTTCCCACACAGAGCCTAAGAgagtttgttggtttgttttattaactcagatcacatcactcctctgctgaAAACTCCCAGTGGCTTGCCATTGCCTTTGGAATAAAATCCAGGTTTCCTACAGTGTCCTAGGGCCTGCATGATCTGGCCTCCacttacttttatttctccaacCTACTTACTTACTTCTTACTACTTACTTCTCCTGACGTTCTCTCTAGTTGACTCCTCTTTGactacataattttattttgctcCTTCAATACCCCAAGCTCATGTTTATCTCAGAGCCTCTGTACTTACTattctctgtctggaatgctcctCCAAATTGTTTCATGGCTGACCCTTTTCTCATCCTTCATGTCTCAGCTTAAATATCAGCTCTTCAGAGAGGCCCTATCCGACCACTCCATATAAACTGCTCCCATCACCATCACATCATTTTCTTCACAATACTTGTCATGATCCAAAATGACagcattatttgttttcttgccatTGCCTATTACCCAGCGTTTGAGCTCCCCGACAGCAGGGACAccttctgtcttgttcactgcaaTACCCCCAGGATCTAGCACAGAGTCTGACTCCTAGAAGAGCTTAATAAATACCCGTTGAATAAATTATCGCTTTAtgttttagtttgcattccccagaagcagaccctgagacaaggatttgagtgcaGGCAGGTGATCTCAGGAAACACTATAGTCAGGGAATGAAACAGGGAAGGGGAGACGGACAATAAAGAGTGTtttagcacaaccagaaggacctagaactagaatatacaactatgtgctgggggactttggagagaagaagaaaaaaaaagattggcaacagatgttagctcaggtgccaatctttaaaaaaaaaaaaaaaagtgttgtaTCAAACCAGTTAGCATGGTGGGCATCTGGGTCTTAATTCTGTTGGGGAGCTCTGGGAGATGGTAAAGAACACATTCCTCAGAATTACTTCACCCAAGGGGAGAGGAAGCTAGGGTAGTCATGTACTACCAGTCACGGTGCAAGGATGCTCCTACGTGTGTTAATTCCTCTGTGCTTCTGCTCTGCCTGTGCAGGGAGGCCTGTGCTGTCAATAAGATGCAGACACTGGCCCAGCACTCTGAATTAGGCACTGACGGCCTCTGCTACAACTGACCTCTTTGATTCCTCATTAGAACTGAGGTCATTATTGgcccattttacaggcaagaaaactgaaaatacaaaaggTAGTCAAGTGCCGAAATTCATACAACTAGTGCACGGCAGAACTGGGATCCACGCAAAGGCCAGTCTGATCCCAAAGCCCTGTTCTTACCACTGGTTGACTGATTCGAGGGCAGACTGGCTGGGTTCCCATCGCGGCTCTGCTGCTTGCTGTCTGATAGCCATGGTCAAGTTAGTCACCCCTGCTGACTCCCAGCTTCTTTGCCTGCAAAGCAGCTTCTGTGTAGAGAATACACTgcactgggggtgggagggtgggtaGACACATCAGGAGAGCATCTAGGAGGCTGTGGCAGTCGTCCAGAAAGAGATCGTAGAGTCTTGGGGCAGTGATTCCGATTCCAAGAGTTTGAGACACACTGCAATACAGTTCACACTGTATCCTTAGACGACTGCTGGGTGCCAATTCAGTCaaaagaataaaggcaaaaatgGGCCAAGAATTGTATtatgggtcttggtttttatTGTGGTTCTCCAGATAACCTAGGATGTGGTCTGATCATTTGGAGGAATTAGCACcgtgaaaatacaaaatttcaaaattcctgGAAAACCCTTGGACTCTAGAGACAAGTTCCTGGACACTCTGTGATCTACACTCCAACTGGAAAAATATTCAGGTTTACTGCCAGATTTTTTAGTCCAAAGGGAAGATGTTCTGTCCTAATTTGGCCACGGATGGGAGCACGCATGCCTCACAGCCCCATCACGGTAGCAGGACCTGCATCCCGACGGGAGTTATGTTGAGGGGAGAAGCCTCTCACCCACCATGCCAAGGACAGACAatgcccctcctccttccctggtgACCCCCAAGCTTGGACCCTATCCTTCCAGGTACAGCAACTCCCTGTTTCAGGTCCTACTTATTGTTTCACGGTGGCCCTTCCCCCTTTACTCTCAGTGTTGTCCTCAGAATCACAAAAGAGAGGAATTCGAGAGCTGGAAGGAAACCACTTTTAGGACTTCCAATGTGGGAGTcagggaggagccaggatttgaacccaggtttctCAGCTTCTTAAAGCTGTGCTCATTCAAATCTGGACCTTCTCCTAGCAGCCCCACAGGGAGATGTCAACTTCCCCCTTCATGaccagagcaggaggcaggaggtcagAGGGAGTTAGAGCTACCCCTTTCCAGTTTTGATTGCCCAAGGGACCAAGCTGGTAGTATGAGGGGTGTTCCCTAGTGCCTGTTATGCTGCTCCCACCTGTACCAAACTCAATGGCCATTGCCAACATCCCCTGCTATCCTACCCACATACCATACTACACATACCAGCCCATATAGGAGCCAGGGACTATTTCCCACCACCATCCCCATCGCCCACCATATTCCATCCACAAGGGTCCACTttcagttgccatgttgtggaGTTTTGGACGGTGTTGTGTCTTAGGCAATGAAAGTgatggaaaaaaaacccagattccAGGAGTTTGGAAGCCCTATGTTCCATCCCACCTCAAATCTCTCACCTGGGATGCTATTCCCCCTTCTACCTGACTGACTCCTACTGGTTGATGATAGTTCTGTTATTGAACAATtattcctcccctcttccttcccctccaacATCAGGCTCAGCTCCATGACTCATTTTGGCAAGTGGAGAGAGAGCAGACAACACAGACAGAGGACACAGATGTGCTCGTGCAATTTGCTTGCCTTGGAACTCCATGGACTTGCCATGAGACGAGCATACCCTGGGAGCTGATGCCCCTTCATCCTGGGCTCCAGAAGGAACAAACATAGGGTAGACCTGAGCCCAACCCACAGCCCGGACCAAAGCCACTCAGCCAAGCTCAGCTTCTAAGAGTCAAACTGCAGTCAACATGCAGCTCCTGgagcatgaaaataaatgtttgttgctgtGGCCACTGAGATTAGGGTTGTTTTTTCCTACAGCATTATTGCAGCAGtagctgatttttaaaagcttcagaTGGACATCAGCTTCGGGCCTCCTTCTGAGAGAAACCTCCCCTAACCACCCAGAGCAAGTCTGGTCCCCACTGGCCTCTTTGCTATTTCCATGTGTCTGTCCAATCTGAGTCACACATTTGGTTATGAGAGCCCTGCTGAATTTCTTTCCCCCATGCATAGGGACATGTCAGTCTTGCTCCCAGCAATCAGCCCCTAGCCCCAAGGACAGAGCAGGTATGCACTAGATATTTCTCCAATGAACAGTGGACTGACAGATGGATGGGCAGATGGATAGGTGGCAAAGGCTGGAAATCTCTCTGCTTACCTGCATTTCCCCAGGCTTCCAGAACCAGCTCTGGCTCTGGCTTGTTATGTGACTTCATGtgggcctccatttcttcatatgGAGGCTCGATTAGAACTGCTTAGTCTAATACAATAGCCACAAGCCagatgtggctactgagcacttgataTGTAGCTAGTATGAATGaggaattaatttaatttaactttaatttaaaaactgatattcAGGTCAGTTACTGGAAAACTTTAGTAGGTTTGGAACAACTTGGGTATGTGAATCTAcctttttcaactgtaaattttatgaaatctaaatacgAATCAAgtatttccaatgaaaatttGGCATCTGAATAGAGACGTGCTATAGACATAAAATACAcagcagatttcaaagacttagtatgagaACAAGAATGTAAAagatttcattaataatttttttttaagattggcacctgagccaacaactgttgccaatcttctttttttttctttttctgctttttctccccaaatcgccccagtacatagctgtacattttagttgcaggtccctccagTTATGGtagtgggatgctgcctcaacatggcccagtgagcagtgccatgtccatgcccaggatccgaaccggtgaaaccctgggccgccaaagcggagagcacgaacctaacaactcagccacagggccagccccaataaatttttatattatgtgttgaagtgataatattttgatctactaggttaaataaaatatattcttgaaattatgttcatcttttttactttttccaatatggctactagaaaatttgtgattacatatgtggctcacattgcATTTCTAATGGATAGTGCAGGGCCAGAAAGTATCTAAGGGGAACagggctctgaagtcagagagaCCTAGTTTGAATCCAGGCTCAGACATttcatagctgtgtgactttgggcaagtcactctctCCCTCCAAGCCCCAGCttccttacctgtgaaatggagatCGTCGTGCCTACCACACAGGAGTGTGGTGAGGATCCGATGAGGAAATGtatgcacagtgcctggcagagagcaAGCACCCTCTGAATGTAAGCTACCGTTACTGTTGTCACTGTGATTTTGTGGACAACGCACAAGTGGGGAGTTATAAACATGGCAAACATATCCAGCTAGCATAGTACAGCTTCCAAAGAATGTTCCACGAAGCACACTCCAAGTGTCCTCCCTTCTGTAGGAAAGGGGCCTCAGGCTGTCGATGATGGTTTTAAACTAGGTCCACAAATTCTCTGACACTCCTCTTCTCAAGAGGTGGAGCCTAATTCCcctcccttgagtgtgggctgggctTAGTGACTTACTTCTAATGCAGAGAATAAAGCGGAAGTGACAGTATGTACATCCAAGACTGGGTCATAAGAGGCACTGTAGATTCCTCTTGGCTCTCTTCTGTCACTCActctggggaagccagctgccttGTCATGAGCACACTCACGTAGCCCTGTGGTTAGGcccatgtggtgaggaactgGGGCTTCCTGCCAGCAGCCATGAGCAAGCAATATTGGAaacagatcctccagccccagtcaagccttcagatgagcgcagccccagccaacatcttgGTTGTAACCTCATGAAAGACCTTGAGATGAGAACAACCCAGCTTAGCCCCTCTCAAATTCCTAATCCACAGaacttaaaagataataaatgtttgttgttttaagctgctaaatttgggggtaatttgttactcaACAAAAGATAATCAATAAACTCTCTTCTGACCCTGGGGCTAAAGGCCTGCTCTTCTCCAGGGAAAGGGGCCCCCATCCTGGGTCTGATCCATCTTGGCACTACAGGGGCCACCACAGGACCCAAGGGCCAAGGCACAAACCACAGACACTGGGCCAGGCTGCCTATGTGCTCACAGGCTGTTTATTTATCcaagagtgaggaggagagggagaggattaAGAGAAAAACCAGATGCCCCAAGGTGGGGAGCTGAggggagaaaagaacagaaaagctcctcctctttctcttgccTAGGACCCCAGCTTCAGATGGGGCCTCTGAGGGTGGCATAGGGGCCTCTAGGAGGACTGGCAGTTGTTGGCTGGGGTCAAGATCCCCACAGGGGCAGGTCCCAGGCTCGGAATGGCTCTGTGTACACAAAATATTTCTCTGCAAAAGGCACTGGTGGGGGTTTGGGGGGGCAACAGGGAGGCTACCCCATCACAGGCAGGATCCACTGTGTCCTGAGTCTGGGTCCCAGTTCCCAAGAATATCCCAGCCTCCCTCAGGGGCTGGGTCTCTGCACCcttgttcttttcctctcccttccctcagctCAGCGGTGAGCAGGCAGTCAGCGGAGGGCCAGGTCAGGCCATGTGGTGGACACACCCTCTTCAGGGCTAATGCATCTGGCGACCTCTAGGCCAAGAGCCCCAGACGGGTGACTTTGGCTGAGAGGAAGGAGTGGATGATGAAGACCATGGTTTTGGGGCACGAATGCAGGTCCAGCTGCTGCGGGGTGGATGGAGAGAAGGGTCAGGAGCCCCATCCAGCCTGGCCTCCAGGTGAGcacagccccctgccccctccactcaCAATCTCTCCTTCAGCGCCCCCGAAGTCCAGGAAAAGGAGACTGGCACCATCATCTGAGGACATCTGCAGCTTCTCGAAGGGCTGTCGAAGCAGCACAGCTCGGGCTGCACCTGGCTCAGCCGCCCACAATGTGAAGCCCTTGTCGATGTGCACAGAGAGGGTACAGGGACGGCCATTCCATgtgcaggctgcagggagggcaCATGGGCACAGGGAGGATACATGGGCATGAGCACCAGCATAGCCAGCACCTTGGAGACCAcaagccccagctccagcccccacCGGCAGCTCCAAAAGTGGGGCTTGAATACCACCAGGGATGGGAGGCTCACTGTCTCTTATGCCATCTGTACATCCAGCCTGCATAGAGTCACTCCCACCCTAAAATGCAGAAAGATGGGCCCACAAAGAACCAACAGCCCACTTCTAGTCCCACTTCCAGTAGTACCAAAAGTGGAAAAGGGGAGCTTAAACTCTGCCATGGACAGGTGGCCCACTCCCTATAGAGGCAACAGCAAACCCACCAAGCATGGCTTTTGGAGATCTTAGGGACCTGCAAAATTGCCCAGTTAAacgtgaatttcagataaacagtggACAATCTGAAGATACTTATgctaaaaaagtattttttgttatctgaaattcaaatttaagtgggTGTCTTGAATTTTTTCTGGCAACCTACCCCAAGTGCCATCTCTCACCAGCAGAATCACAAAGCTAGGGcaagaaaacccaagaaaaagagtctcccagggccggcccggtggcgcagcagttaaagttcgcatgctctgctttggcagcccagggttcactggttcggagcctgggtgcagaccttgtcaggccatgctgtggcaggcatcccacatattaaaaaaatggaggaagatgggcacgggtggcagctcagggccaatcttcctcaaaaataaaaagggagggggctggccccgtggccgagtggttaagtttgtgcactcctgcaggcggcccagtgtttcattgattcaaatcctgggcacggacatggcactgctcatcaaaccacgctgaggtggcgtcccacatgccacaactagaaggacccacagcaaagaatatacaactatgtactggggggctttggggagaaaaaggaaaaaaaataaaatctttaaaaacaaaagagagtcTACCTACCTGGCTACCTTCCAGGACACCTGCACATCCAAAACAGAGGGCCCTCAGAGACCTCAAACCCCACTTTCTATCCCTCTCCTGAAGCATCCTGAAGAAGGAAGCTTGAATGCCCCTGGGGATTAGAGGCCCAACGCCAGAGAGGCACTCCCAGATCCACTCAGCCCACCTGTAGACACCTCCTGCACACCCTCAGCGGCCCGATGACAGCCATCCACCAGCTGGCGGGTCCAGGCAGCCAGCTCCTGTGGTGACTCCACGCTGAACAGGTGAGTGTCCACACCGTGGCGTGTGCCCGTGCGCAGGGCAAAGGAGAGCTCTGCATCGTAGGGCACTGAGCCCTTGGAGGGGCCTGAATGCaccagcctgggggcagggggggcAGAGGGCTAAGCATGAGGCCTCAGGCAACAGAGAAATAGTTCTGGGGCAAGGTGGGGAGTAACCTGGCAAGGGACTCTGTGACTCCTTCACCATCTAATGGGGGGAGATAAGCACTGATTCAGTCATAGGAAACCATCTCCTGCCACCCTCCCCCTTGCTCCCATGGCTCCAGCCATACTGGTGTCTTCAAACAGACCaagcacactcctgcctcagcacctttgcacatgctgttccttctgccaagTACACTCTTCCCTGATTATCTGCATTGctcactctctcacttccttcaggtctccgctcaaatatcatctcccctgagaagcctttcctgacctccctATCTAAAACAGCACTCCTGCCAGTCACTAGTCTGACTTTTCATCATGGTACCagaaattatacttattttttgtttcagttgggcttttgttgtctttttcacTAGAATATCATCTAGGGTACAAATTTTTTGTCTAAATTGTTCATCACTATATTCCCAGCAACAAAAACAacgcctggcatacagtaggtgtgCGATAAACCCTTGTGGCCTGCATTAATGAGTCGCTTGATTAGGTAGGCGATCCATGACCTGCTTATCCTTAGTAGCCAGCAGGCTCCTGACACATGGgccagagcccagcccagagtGAGGAGACATGGGCCATAAGGGTCTATACTCTGCAGTTTGACTCCCacttgctgtgtaaccttgggcaactcactgcccctctctgggcagcAGACGTCAGAGTTCTGGCCCTTAGCCCTCTTTTCTCCTCACTCCTCACTCCACACATACTCTTGTAGCCTCAGTTCCCCCTTGGAGCCGCTGCTAATATCCAGTCCCCTACTTTCCAGCCCTGAGCTACAGACACATAGTCCCCAGGCTTCCTAGCCAAGCTCCCTATCCGTACCCCACACACTGAACTCAACTCAGCATCTTGCTGcggcctcctcccacccctagtCCCACTGCCTGCCCAGACACAAGCTCCAACCTCCGGTTCTTCCATTCATCCGGGACACCTCCCTCACCCTCCCCATCTGGCAAATTCTAAGCCTGGTTAATTTTACCACCCATGTGTCTTCCAATGCAAATGCGGCCTTTCTTCTCCATCTGCTGCCTccacccacctccacctccccagccacCAGGTCTCTCCTGCGTGACTGCAGCAGCCTCCCagcttccctcctgcctcctccagggcaTTTTCCAGGTGGCAGCCACAGGGATTCTTTTCAAAcacttcttcttttaaaaaaattcttttttaaacccAAGTCACCTCCCTCCCAGGCTAAAACCCTTCAACTCTGTCACAACTCTTAAGATAAAGCTAATGTTCCCTAACCAGGCAATGGAAGCTCTGCAAGATCAGGTCCTGCCAACTCCCTGTCTCATTTCTGTCCATTTCCTGCAGAGCTTCTACACGTGGGTACAGCACACTCACAGATCCATGAACAGGCCACAGCCCTTCAGGACTCTGCACCTCTGACCATGCCATTCTCTCTGTGTGAGATGTTCTTCTGCCCTTTCTTAAGAAGCAGACTTCTACTCATCTGTCAAAGTCCCGCTCAGATATCACCTCCTGCCCAAAGCTTCCCCTACCAAGCCAGGCAAAGTTAAGTGGTTCCTATAATTCTGCATCGTAAAGGCTGTTCCTGGGTCAGTCTCCCCAGCCAGACTGCTCCCTGAAGGCAGACTGCTGGGGTCAGCTCTCTGTCCCCCAAACTGTGAAGCACAAGGTTGAGCAGAGTAGATGTCAATGAAGGAGGACAGGCAGGACCTCACATCCTTCTGTTCCaagcccccattttacagatgaggaaactgaggcccagacagggtAGAGATTTGTTTCAGGTCAGCTGGGGAATAACTCAGGGCAGAATGGGGCTGGAGTCTCCAGCTTCTGAAGTCTCCATAGAACATCTTCCCCCAAGCTCTGGGGGAGACACACACCCTCGCCTGCCCATGGATACCTGGTGGCGATGAGTGGGGCGGTACGGGCTGGCCGGCTCAGGGCCTCACGGGTCTTGGGGAGACAGCCATAGAGGAGGAGCTCCTTTTCAGTCAGCAGGGCCAAGGTGGGTGCTGTGCCCCCACTGGGCAGCTGTAGGGGGCAAGACATCAGTGAGGAGGACTGCGAAGGGAAGAGGTCAGGGGGCCAGAGTGGGGTGAGACAGTGAGGGGCAATGGGAAGGGGGTCAGCTCCAAGGAGCGGATGAGAGGGAAGGATAAGTCCCGGGCCCAGCAGGCACCTGCTCAGTCAGCCAGCCGATCTGCTTGATGTCCTGGTTCCCAGGTGTGCTAGTGGCTGCCAGCAGTGCCTGCAGCTCGTCCTTGACCCAGGGCTTCAGAGAGTTGACCTGGGCTTGGATGGCAGCTGCCCAGGATCTCGCACTAGCCTCATCCTTGGCCCTCAGGAAGAGGGTGTCTTGGCCATCTGCCGAACAGATCTCCAGATACCTGCAGGCACaaatggggtggagggaggaccTAGCCACTGGGCTGCAGCTGCCCACCCCTGAAATCTGGTCCAAGAAATCCCATCTACTGCTAAACAGAAGAAACCACAGGGGATGTCCATGAAAGAATCAGGAGCGACACACCGCTGGGGCTCCAGCCATAGCTGTTGGGGCCTCAGGGGGTCTAGGGATAAGAGACTATGACATACACACAAGCGTATACACACACTCTCAGACATGTGTGATAGGGACCAAAATTACCACTGTGTGAGGATTCATGATCTTGCCCATTTCTCCTGGTTTCTAAGGAAAAGGACTGGCTTGATGGGCCAGCTCCCAGGTTCTCGTTTGTGGCACATAACCAAAGTAATGTACTAATTAGGGGGACAAAAACACAGAAACTGAAGAGGCTTTACAGGCCAAGTTGGTCTACATAAAAAGAGCTGGAGGAACgaagcagggagaagggagggagacaaAAAGCCACGTGGGCAAGTGTAGGGGAAGGGTTGCAGGGAGGTACCAAAAGGAGTCGTGACAGGGagagcattttaaaatgtcttgtgGGCATTAAAGACTCACTTCCCTTTCGCATTTCTGTAACAGATGAAGTGGAGCAGAAACTGGAAGATGGCTCACACAATACCCGCTCCAACCACCTTCACCATCGCCCTCCTCTACTGCAGAGCTAGAAAGCAAAACACACgaattcccagcctcccttgcagctagggctGGCCGTgtgaagtttatttctcttctctttgaccTTGTGACTTGgtttgacaaataaaatgtggcagaagtgacattctGGCATTCTCAAGCCACCATGAAATCCAGCTACCTTGAGACCAACTACCCTGAGAGGAAGAAGCAGCTGGCCATGTGGAAAGGCTATACAGAGAGAAGCATGCTCAGCCCCTAGCTGTTCCAACCATACCAGCTGAGGTAGCAGACACGTGGGtgaagcagccatcttggacttccagaccCAGCAGACACCACATAGAGCAGAAGAACTGGCCGGCTGAGCCAGCCCAGATTATacaattgtgagaaataataaactgcTATCTTCTAAGCCACTAACTTCTAGGATggtttgctatgcagcaatagaaCAAAACACCAGGAGAAAAGTTCCTTCGCCTTTTGCCTTCTTCCTGTCTAGAATATGGACACAGTGCTTCCAATGGTGCAGCCACCATTCTGcctccaagaagaagaaaatctacaATAAAGATGACAGAGGAAGCAGCTGGAAGCCTGATTCCGTGAGGCCATCCCTGAGCAGCTACAGCAGCCTAAATAGCTGACTCTTAGACTTCTTTTTAAGCCTGTGGAAAACTAAACCCCTTATTTATTTAAGCCATTGCTTGTTGGG
Coding sequences:
- the SNTA1 gene encoding alpha-1-syntrophin, with product MASGRRAPRTGLLELRAGAGSGAGGERWQRVLLSLAEDTLTVSPADGEPDPELGAPREPEPGQLNGAAEPGAAPPQLPEALLLQRRRVTVRKADAGGLGISIKGGRENKMPILISKIFKGLAADQTEALFVGDAILSVNGEDLSSATHDEAVQALKKTGKEVVLEVKYMKEVSPYFKNSASGTSVGWDSPPASPLQRQPSSPGLQPQDLSNAKHVSLKMAYVSRRCTPTDPEPRYLEICSADGQDTLFLRAKDEASARSWAAAIQAQVNSLKPWVKDELQALLAATSTPGNQDIKQIGWLTEQLPSGGTAPTLALLTEKELLLYGCLPKTREALSRPARTAPLIATRLVHSGPSKGSVPYDAELSFALRTGTRHGVDTHLFSVESPQELAAWTRQLVDGCHRAAEGVQEVSTACTWNGRPCTLSVHIDKGFTLWAAEPGAARAVLLRQPFEKLQMSSDDGASLLFLDFGGAEGEIQLDLHSCPKTMVFIIHSFLSAKVTRLGLLA